TTAAGTGCTGAGTGTTCTCCAGAAATAGTAGATATGAGAATCCTGGTACTGAAACGTGAAACCTTTCCTGGAAGTTAGGGTTGCAGCAAAAAAGGATTCATAGGAAAGGGCAAACGTTTTTAACTATTTGTATGGTTTCACCATTTTGTTGATAATTTCAGAAAATACTAGACATAGAAATTTGCTACCCTAACtcttttatataaattttgaaatttaatttaagaCGATCCAAAAGGAGGATTCCTTATGCTCTGCCCCTACTGGTAATGAATATGTGAGCTACGTGAAACATGGCTTTGCAGGATCAGATTTCTTTTAGTATGCACGGTTAGATAGCTGCTATATGTACCTTCTTTAGTAATTTTCCCAAGGCCCTTTAGAAGCCTAAGGTAGCATACTTAGAAGGAGACACTATACATACTATTTATGTCGACACATATTTCAGCGTACGAAACCTTGATTTGTAGGTTATAATGCAGGTATATTGGAACATGTCTCTTTCCGGTTTCCAAAACAGTTGATTTTATTGTGGTTTGTGATTACTGTAACCAATGCTGATGTTGCCGATGTTGCCAACATACCACCAACGCCTTTGGTTGCACCTGCTACTCGCGATATCCCTCTACCTGTGAAATTGCCTCTTCACCAACATCACCACCGGAAATATATGTCAGGACTAGCACCTTCATCTCCTCCCTATTTTGGGCATCTTATCACTTCTGGTCACCCACCCACAAGTTCAAATTTTTCCAAACCACTGATGAAAAGTGGACCAGCTCCTCCTGATGATAGGCTTGAAAACATTGCTCCCATACAATCCACTGCTGGTGCTATTCCCTCCGGCTTAGCTCAGCCACCACTTTCCCCTATTGCAGCAGgttcttccctttttttctgATATTTTCTTTCTTGCAGTTGTCTTTGGATTAAAACTGAGCTACGTagattaattttatttgttgaCATGTTTGCTTATTTGAGTCTTGCTTCTGGTTTTATTCATCATTTAGCAGACTGTTGCAAACCTGACATGGTGCTAAAACGAGGAAGTGGTGATGATTGCCATTGTGTGTATCCCATAAAAATTGATCTCCTCCTCTTAAACATATCACAGAATCCTAATTGGAAACTTTTTCTCGAAGAGTTAGCTTCTGAACTTGGTTTACGAGTCTCTCAGATTGAGCTGATAAACTTTTATGTACTTAGTTTATCGAGGTTAAATATCTCAATGGACATTACTCCCCACACTGGGATCAGCTTTTCTGCAGCTGACGCATCTGCAATAAACTCTTCACTTACAATGCATAAAGTTCGTCTGGATCCTACGCTGGTTGGCGATTACAGTCTTCTCAATATTACCTGGTTTAAGCCTCCTCCTCCTTCTCAAGGTACATCCAATATTTCAAACAGTTATATAGCAGTGCATGACACGAAGGACATTATTACTGTAGCTCTTGGTTTTGTAGAACTTGTTATTCGCTAGTTTACGTCTTGTTTAGAATTTGATTTGCAGTGATCTATATTGTAGATGGAGAATTAGTACTGTGCATTCTGTTTTTGGGAGACTACCTAGATTTGTATTTCTTGTTTTTCATATTATGTATCTTTAAATGCATGTTATTATGTGTCTTAAGTTGAGCTTTAGTCTCTTTTCATCCTATTAATGAAAAGTAATCATTTCCTTTCAAAaagcaggaaaaaaaaaaaatgcacgCTAGAGGAAGTTGATAATTTTACCCACTCTCTTGGTCCTGAAAGCTTATGCTGTACAAAATAAGTTCTTAATTCAAAGTCATGCTATAAAAAAAAGCTCTGAAATTCTGAGTGTTATTGCAGTACACAAAGACTATAAATTAGTAATGTATGAATACTTATAAAAAGAAAGTGGTGTATGAATAATTGAGGAATTAGGCTACCCCGTGCTTAAAATGCTGTTGCTGATGTCTGTAGTTGCAATTGTTTTCAAGCTACTGTGTTGTTACTATATCTTCATTTGTTCTACAGCTCCTATAGCTTCTGCATCACCTGTAGCAGCTCCAGCATATCATTTTCCAGCCTCTACATCACCGAATTCTCCTAGTAAAGGACGCCATTCTAATCTGACACTTCTTCTTGGCATTGGCGCTGGTTTTTTGTTCATTGCCATTCTATTTGTGTTGATAATTTGCTTATGCACATCTCATTGTGGAAAGACTGAAGCACCTCCATTAGTAATTGGTATGTGTGTAAAATTATGAATGATTGTGCCCTTTAATTTCTTCCCTTTCTGTATAGTTTATACCCAGCCTTTGAAAAGCATCTCTGTCACCACCTTGAACCTACGGACAACTAAAGTTAATTCATTTTGTGATAAAAACAAGACCATCGATGAATTAAGCTGTGGTTTTGACAACATTATATACAATTTTTGCTCCTCTATCCTCAAAAAACTAATACGTGGTTCTGAATTCTATACAGTGAATATAGGACACCATCTATGTTATTGTTTCCACAAttccatatatttttttttataatttctttttacttCTATGTCAACCTTATTTTCACCCGTTCTTCTAACATCTCAGAAAAACCAAGGGTTGAGGACAAAGTGCCTGTGGCAGGATCTTTCCCTCATCCATCAAGTATGAGATTTTTAACTTATGAAGAGCTTAAAGAAGCAACTAATAACTTTGAAGCAGCCAGTATTCTGGGGGAGGGTGGATTTGGCAGGGTTTTTAAGGGTGTCTTAAGTGACGGCACAGCTGTTGCAATCAAGAGGCTTACAAGTGGAGGCCAACAAGGTGACAAGGAGTTTCTGGTCGAGGTTGAGATGCTTAGCCGATTGCATCATCGAAATCTTGTTAAACTTGTTGGCTACTACAGTAATCGCGACTCTTCACAAAATCTGCTGTGCTATGAACTTGTTCCAAATGGAAGCTTGGAGGCCTGGCTCCACGGTATCCATTACCTCTTTTTACTAAGTGGACCAGTATTTGGAGAAACTTTAAATGAAGGCAATTTAATTGAGCTTAAAcgatttttagaaaaatatgttTACAAGTTAAAATTTTTCCCCAGGTCCTTTGGGTGTTAATTGTCCTTTGGATTGGGACACTAGGATGAAGATTGCACTGGATGCTGCCCGAGGGCTCGCTTACCTTCACGAAGACTCGCAACCATGTGTGATACACAGAGACTTTAAGGCGTCAAATATATTGCTTGAGAACAACTTCCATGCTAAAGTTGCTGACTTTGGTCTTGCTAAACAAGCTCCGGAAGGCAGGGCTAATTACCTTTCTACTCGTGTGATGGGCACGTTTGGGTTTGTCGCATTCCCCTTCTCAAAGTTGTCAATGTTTATATATTGAATTTTGGGAATTGATGGAATGCAATTTAATTGCACAGATATGTCGCCCCTGAGTATGCAATGACTGGCCATTTACTTGTTAAAAGTGATGTTTATAGCTACGGAGTTGTACTTCTCGAGTTGCTTACTGGCAGGAAACCTGTAGATATGTCACAACCATCTGGACAGGAGAATCTGGTCACATGGGTGCGTTTTCATGGAGCAATTCCTATTCTTCTCATTGTTCGATGTTGATAAATCTGCATGCAGAACTTGCTGTATGTTTACAAAATTAGTGTATGTTTACAATATATTTATTCATTTCAGGCGAGGCCGATTTTGAGAGACAAGGATCGGTTAGAAGAACTTGCTGACCCACGACTCGGAGGAAAGTATCCGAAGGAAGATTTTGTGCGGGTGTGTACCATTGCTGCAGCCTGTGTTGCTCCTGAGGCTGGCCAACGTCCAACTATGGGTGAAGTTGTACAGTCTCTTAAAATGGTGCAACGCGTTACAGAATACCAAGACTCCATCGTACCATCCTCCAACAATCGAACCAATCTTAGACAGTCGTCCACAACTTTCGAGTCTGATGGATCCTCTTCAATGTTCTCTTCTGGTCCTTATTCTGGTTTAAGTGCTTTTGACAATGACAATGTATCTCGGACAGCAATTTTCTCCGAAGATCTTCATGAGGGAAGATGAAAGTTTCAAAGCAAGGCAACTTGGAATCTCCCGTTGAGTCGGTAGAATCCCCTGCCATCTCTAcccctcctttttctttttttcttttttctttctttttggttttgCATCATATTTAGAGAAGAGGGGGTAGGTAACGTTGAAAGAACATGGTGGTGTAATCTTTTTGGGGACTTTGTAATGGTGAATGGTGGGAGAAGGAAGGGGGTGTTAAATTTCTTCAGACTTTCTGCTGGTCATTGTGGAGAAGTGCTGTTTCAATTTTCCCATGGCAGTGTTGTTTATTCTCATTGTGGTTCAtagattttgtaaatatatGCTCTTGTAGCCCCTTTTATGGGGAATGGCCTTGAAAGGACTTTTGCTTATTATCCCTCCTcttttatttactatttccaTGAAAATTTATGCCACAATgcaaaaataaatctaaatagtcaaatgtaaacaagaatattgaaaaaaatggaaatctACAAATACAAAGAACTTAAAAAAATAGTCAATCATGTATCATTGATTGAgacatttttgtattttttatcgTAGATTTTTGGGCTTATTctgttttcaaaattctttaaatattttgttcatatctttaaaaaaaagcCTATTCAAAAGCTTGATTTCCTTAAAAAAATgacttgttttttttaaattacacttaaaaatatatttttttaacacaccaaaaattgaatattatgaTTTCAAAAATCTAGAAATTGTTGTTTTATAGGCTCAAACAACTCAAAAGTTGCCTCCAACTTGGGCATGTTCTCACGTACTCTCGGTAAGGGTTAACTTCATTCCATTTGGGATAGAAGATATATCCCATCTATTTTACAACTTTGGTTTTTCACTATATAAATTAGAAAAGATTGTGGACGTTTAGATTTTAATAGTTTGAGATTGAGATATCTTCCAAATACTCAATTCGGAATAAGAGTCTCGTTGGCAAAAGTACTTGAGATTGATATACTCCAATAATGTTTATCTACATATAAAAATTTATAATGAATAAGACATCCAAGAGTTACCATTATTTACATTGAAGGCAAACATTGCAATATTGAGTTTGACGAACTTTAGCCTATTCTTAATGTGTTAACAACGAATTGAATCCTTGTGTAAGTTATAATTCCAAATATAATGCTTGTTTGAAGCATCCCtttatataaacaaaaattatgATACATTATAGTTAGATTATTGATACATTCTAGAAAAAATCTGCAAATGATATATTAGGAAATAAAGAAGTAATAGAGATAGGAATTTGAAAAATGTAGCCTTTGATTTTGGGTATTTTAGTTCTGAAAGAATGGATGGATATCCAACAGAATTTCTAAAAATGGTTGTTGTTAATGTTAAAAATAGTAagaagggagagagagagagagagagagagagaggaaattGTGGTGGAAATGCAATAAGAAAATTTCAGAGCAAAAGAAAATTAGGCTTAGCTATTTGTAGGAGTTAGTTGAATCGAGCTTCAATGgctgttgttgttgttcatCTTCTACAAAGCCCATCTCTTCCATCATCATTTCCCTCCACAATCTCATTCATCTCCCCTTTCTTTTCACCTTTCTCATCTTCTCTTGTTCTCTGGAGGAAGAGAACAGCAGAATAAAAATGGAGCTCATCaataataatatcaataatGTCTTCCTCCTCCTCGCTTTCTCTTCTGTCTTCTTCTCTGCCATTGCCATTTGTGTCCCTCTCAACATCAACATCACCGACGTTGAATCCACTGCCATTCCTCCACTTCTTGAACAAACCGTTTCCCCTCAAGTTGCCCCTGATCAGTCACCGCCGGCCGTTACCACCGTTTCGCAGCCACCAGAGGCAACCTCACCACAAACATCGACGTCTGATCAATCTTCCTCTAACGAAATATCTGATGAAGAAGACTCAGGACTACTTGGTTTGGACTATTTGCATTCGGATGGTTTGATATCGACGGCAGCATCGACTGTGAAGACGAATCTGGTGGAGATTTGCGATGTGACGAGCAATCCTCAACTATGTAAAACTTCGATTTCATCTCACATCGAGGGAACGAAAGTGGATCCAGCTTCAGCACTGAAAACAGAGATTGAGGAATCGATTAAAGAGGTAACGAAAGCAATTGCAACATTGAATTCACTTCGTAAAGATTCATCAGCATCGGAGACAGAAATCGCTTGTTACGATACTTGCCTGGAGAATTTCGATATGGCTATTGAAGATCTAAAAGCTGGAGTGGAATCGATCGATGCACGCGATGCTGGTAGAATGGAGAGTGTTTTGACGGCTGTACTGACTGATCTGACGACTTGCGATGATACTTTTGCAGAGATGGGAGTGGATTCTCCATTGGATAATCTTAGCACGAAGATGAGCAAATACGCCAGTAACTGCTTGGCCATTTCGAAATTGCTTCTGTAAAAACCGACTGAACCGGAGGCGAGTTGGAGAAGATGATTAATTCTATTGATGGATTTATATATGCCaattcttattcttcttcttcttcttcttcttcttcttcttcttcttcttcttcttcttcttcttcttcttcaattcaTCAAAGTGTTCATATGGAGAAGAGTAATCGAAAAGTATTCGTTCATTCTCTCCGATGAATAAATTTTGTAAAGTGTTTCGATGGCAAATTGGCAATGACAAAACAAAAAGATAatatcttaatttattattctaatcttcattttttattctttcctcTATACTTCGCTTCTCTCTATCATACTTTCACGGTCAGTCAAATTCTTTTCAAATTTACTAAGAAATTGCACTCTTTAATTACAACATAAACCATAATGTAtatatttactatttattttatactttaaaatttaataaaatttccatttctattttatGCCAATTCTTCACCTCCATGTTTGA
This region of Cucumis melo cultivar AY chromosome 7, USDA_Cmelo_AY_1.0, whole genome shotgun sequence genomic DNA includes:
- the LOC103494725 gene encoding proline-rich receptor-like protein kinase PERK3 isoform X1; translation: MSVPAASFTAGYNAGILEHVSFRFPKQLILLWFVITVTNADVADVANIPPTPLVAPATRDIPLPVKLPLHQHHHRKYMSGLAPSSPPYFGHLITSGHPPTSSNFSKPLMKSGPAPPDDRLENIAPIQSTAGAIPSGLAQPPLSPIAAADCCKPDMVLKRGSGDDCHCVYPIKIDLLLLNISQNPNWKLFLEELASELGLRVSQIELINFYVLSLSRLNISMDITPHTGISFSAADASAINSSLTMHKVRLDPTLVGDYSLLNITWFKPPPPSQAPIASASPVAAPAYHFPASTSPNSPSKGRHSNLTLLLGIGAGFLFIAILFVLIICLCTSHCGKTEAPPLVIEKPRVEDKVPVAGSFPHPSSMRFLTYEELKEATNNFEAASILGEGGFGRVFKGVLSDGTAVAIKRLTSGGQQGDKEFLVEVEMLSRLHHRNLVKLVGYYSNRDSSQNLLCYELVPNGSLEAWLHGPLGVNCPLDWDTRMKIALDAARGLAYLHEDSQPCVIHRDFKASNILLENNFHAKVADFGLAKQAPEGRANYLSTRVMGTFGYVAPEYAMTGHLLVKSDVYSYGVVLLELLTGRKPVDMSQPSGQENLVTWARPILRDKDRLEELADPRLGGKYPKEDFVRVCTIAAACVAPEAGQRPTMGEVVQSLKMVQRVTEYQDSIVPSSNNRTNLRQSSTTFESDGSSSMFSSGPYSGLSAFDNDNVSRTAIFSEDLHEGR
- the LOC103494725 gene encoding proline-rich receptor-like protein kinase PERK3 isoform X2 produces the protein MSVPAASFTAGYNAGILEHVSFRFPKQLILLWFVITVTNADVADVANIPPTPLVAPATRDIPLPVKLPLHQHHHRKYMSGLAPSSPPYFGHLITSGHPPTSSNFSKPLMKSGPAPPDDRLENIAPIQSTAGAIPSGLAQPPLSPIAADCCKPDMVLKRGSGDDCHCVYPIKIDLLLLNISQNPNWKLFLEELASELGLRVSQIELINFYVLSLSRLNISMDITPHTGISFSAADASAINSSLTMHKVRLDPTLVGDYSLLNITWFKPPPPSQAPIASASPVAAPAYHFPASTSPNSPSKGRHSNLTLLLGIGAGFLFIAILFVLIICLCTSHCGKTEAPPLVIEKPRVEDKVPVAGSFPHPSSMRFLTYEELKEATNNFEAASILGEGGFGRVFKGVLSDGTAVAIKRLTSGGQQGDKEFLVEVEMLSRLHHRNLVKLVGYYSNRDSSQNLLCYELVPNGSLEAWLHGPLGVNCPLDWDTRMKIALDAARGLAYLHEDSQPCVIHRDFKASNILLENNFHAKVADFGLAKQAPEGRANYLSTRVMGTFGYVAPEYAMTGHLLVKSDVYSYGVVLLELLTGRKPVDMSQPSGQENLVTWARPILRDKDRLEELADPRLGGKYPKEDFVRVCTIAAACVAPEAGQRPTMGEVVQSLKMVQRVTEYQDSIVPSSNNRTNLRQSSTTFESDGSSSMFSSGPYSGLSAFDNDNVSRTAIFSEDLHEGR
- the LOC103494725 gene encoding proline-rich receptor-like protein kinase PERK3 isoform X4; its protein translation is MSVPAASFTAGILEHVSFRFPKQLILLWFVITVTNADVADVANIPPTPLVAPATRDIPLPVKLPLHQHHHRKYMSGLAPSSPPYFGHLITSGHPPTSSNFSKPLMKSGPAPPDDRLENIAPIQSTAGAIPSGLAQPPLSPIAADCCKPDMVLKRGSGDDCHCVYPIKIDLLLLNISQNPNWKLFLEELASELGLRVSQIELINFYVLSLSRLNISMDITPHTGISFSAADASAINSSLTMHKVRLDPTLVGDYSLLNITWFKPPPPSQAPIASASPVAAPAYHFPASTSPNSPSKGRHSNLTLLLGIGAGFLFIAILFVLIICLCTSHCGKTEAPPLVIEKPRVEDKVPVAGSFPHPSSMRFLTYEELKEATNNFEAASILGEGGFGRVFKGVLSDGTAVAIKRLTSGGQQGDKEFLVEVEMLSRLHHRNLVKLVGYYSNRDSSQNLLCYELVPNGSLEAWLHGPLGVNCPLDWDTRMKIALDAARGLAYLHEDSQPCVIHRDFKASNILLENNFHAKVADFGLAKQAPEGRANYLSTRVMGTFGYVAPEYAMTGHLLVKSDVYSYGVVLLELLTGRKPVDMSQPSGQENLVTWARPILRDKDRLEELADPRLGGKYPKEDFVRVCTIAAACVAPEAGQRPTMGEVVQSLKMVQRVTEYQDSIVPSSNNRTNLRQSSTTFESDGSSSMFSSGPYSGLSAFDNDNVSRTAIFSEDLHEGR
- the LOC103494725 gene encoding proline-rich receptor-like protein kinase PERK3 isoform X3, with the protein product MSVPAASFTAGILEHVSFRFPKQLILLWFVITVTNADVADVANIPPTPLVAPATRDIPLPVKLPLHQHHHRKYMSGLAPSSPPYFGHLITSGHPPTSSNFSKPLMKSGPAPPDDRLENIAPIQSTAGAIPSGLAQPPLSPIAAADCCKPDMVLKRGSGDDCHCVYPIKIDLLLLNISQNPNWKLFLEELASELGLRVSQIELINFYVLSLSRLNISMDITPHTGISFSAADASAINSSLTMHKVRLDPTLVGDYSLLNITWFKPPPPSQAPIASASPVAAPAYHFPASTSPNSPSKGRHSNLTLLLGIGAGFLFIAILFVLIICLCTSHCGKTEAPPLVIEKPRVEDKVPVAGSFPHPSSMRFLTYEELKEATNNFEAASILGEGGFGRVFKGVLSDGTAVAIKRLTSGGQQGDKEFLVEVEMLSRLHHRNLVKLVGYYSNRDSSQNLLCYELVPNGSLEAWLHGPLGVNCPLDWDTRMKIALDAARGLAYLHEDSQPCVIHRDFKASNILLENNFHAKVADFGLAKQAPEGRANYLSTRVMGTFGYVAPEYAMTGHLLVKSDVYSYGVVLLELLTGRKPVDMSQPSGQENLVTWARPILRDKDRLEELADPRLGGKYPKEDFVRVCTIAAACVAPEAGQRPTMGEVVQSLKMVQRVTEYQDSIVPSSNNRTNLRQSSTTFESDGSSSMFSSGPYSGLSAFDNDNVSRTAIFSEDLHEGR
- the LOC103494726 gene encoding pectinesterase inhibitor 1; its protein translation is MELINNNINNVFLLLAFSSVFFSAIAICVPLNINITDVESTAIPPLLEQTVSPQVAPDQSPPAVTTVSQPPEATSPQTSTSDQSSSNEISDEEDSGLLGLDYLHSDGLISTAASTVKTNLVEICDVTSNPQLCKTSISSHIEGTKVDPASALKTEIEESIKEVTKAIATLNSLRKDSSASETEIACYDTCLENFDMAIEDLKAGVESIDARDAGRMESVLTAVLTDLTTCDDTFAEMGVDSPLDNLSTKMSKYASNCLAISKLLL